TTGATCGCGTAGCATTTTGACAGGCTGGTTCGGCAATAGTACAGCCTGGAAGCTGTGAATTCAACGTGTGGTCCAGAAAAAATAAGCTCTGTACTATGTGCCAATCTTCGCTGACAATCTCTGCCTCGCGATTGTCTTCTTTGGCCGTCGGGACCGAAGATCGGAAAACGATGAGCGCCTGTGGTGCAGGGAAAGATTTGTAGAAAGTCTTTCCCTGCAAGTCTCCCTATATCATGACTTCGCCGGACATCTGCCGACTTTCGCATGTCCTCTGTTCAGTGCTCAAATTCCCGAATCTTGTCGAGCCTGAATGAGTTCCAGGGTTTGGATGGCGATTTCCAGTTCCTCATTGGTTGGAATCACGAGCAGCTTCACGCGCGATTCGTCGGAGTTAATTGAGAACGGTTCTCGTCCGCGGTGTTGGTTCAACCCTTCATCAACGACGATCCCCAGGGAATCCAAACTTTCACAGCAGCGGCCTCGAACGGTTGGTGAATTTTCGCCTATTCCGCCGGTGAACACAATTGCATCCACGCGGCCCAGCACTGCGAAATAGGCGCCTATGTACTTTTTGATACGATAACAAAACATGTCCAGGGCAAGGGTCCCGAACGAGTCGCCTGATTCGGCCAGTCGGACCACCTCCCGCATGTCATTGGAGCCACAAATTCCCTGCAATCCACTCGCTTTTTCGAACAATGTTCCGATTTCTTCATATGTTTTCCCTGTGACACGAACAAGATAGCCCTGGAGCGCCGGATCGATATCGCCGCATCGCGTGCCCATGATGAGACCCTCCAGAGGAGTCATTCCCATGGAAGTATCAATGCTCCTGCCTTGCCGTATTGCAGTGGCACTGGCTCCATTTCCCAGGTGGAGAGAGATCAGGTTGACAGAATCCAGGGGCAGGTGAAGCCGTTTCGCCGCCTGCTTGGCCACGTATTGATGTGATGTCCCGTGGAATCCGTACCTGCGCACTCGATAATCCGTGTACATCTCATTGGGGAGCGCATAACGGAAGGCATACGACGGCATGCTCTGGTGGAATGCAGTGTCGAAAATAGCGACCTGAGGCACCGACTGAAACTGTTCCAGAGCCAATTCAACTCCGATCAGATTGGCCGGATTGTGCAGCGGTGCCAGTGGAATCATAGCTTTTATGGTTGAGATCACCTCTTTATCGATCAAAGTGGGCAAGCGGAAAGCTTCCCCTCCGTGCACAATCCTGTGTCCCACGCCGGATAGGTCGCTGAGATCCCATCCTTTGGTCGGGTGTGCCAGGAATTCCATGATAAGGTGAAAGCCTGCCGCATGATCGTGGACAGGCTGGCTATGGGTGAACTCGGCGAACTCTCCATTTCCGTTGTTCTTGCGGTGCTTCAATGTGCTCCCTGTCCGACCGATTTCTTCCAGGATGCCTGCAACAAGCACTGACTGATTATTCATGTCAAACAACTGATATTTAATGGAAGAACTTCCTGAATTGATCACAAGAATCTTCATTCCGGCTCCTGCATGGTTTGCGCTTGAATAGCCGTGATTGCCACGGTGTTGACAATATCCGTTACGGTACACCCTCTGCTCAAGTCGTTTACAGGCTTGTTAAGACCTTGAAGGACTGGGCCTATGGCTACGGCATTGGCAGAACGTTGAACCGCTTTATATGTAGTGTTTCCAGCGTTGAGGTCCGGGAAGATGAACACTGTGGCGTTTCCGGCCACTTCGCTCCCCGGTAATTTTGTGCGGGCCACCTCCAAATCGATGGCTGCATCGTATTGGATCGGCCCTTCAATCTTGATATCGGGCCGCCGCCTTTTCGCGATAAGGGTTCCTTCCCTCACTTTGTCCACATCCACCCCTTTTCCGGACTCTCCCGTAGAGTAGGACAACATTGCGACATACGGTTCGATGCCGAACACCTGAGCAGTTTCGGCTGAACTGATCGCAATGTCCGCCAATTGTTCCGGAGTTGGATCCGCGTTGACCGCGCAATCTCCGAAAACGAGCACCCGATCGGCCAGACACATCAAGAACACACTCGAGACAATTGAAAATCCGGGTCGGGACCGGATGATTTCAAAGGCCGGCCTGATGGTGTTTGAGGTCGTGTGAATCGCTCCGGATACCATTCCATCAGCGTGCCCATGGTAGACCATCAGCGTGCCGAAGTACGTGTTGTCTGCCACAGCGTCGAATGCCATTCCTCGGGAAACACCCTTGTGTTTTCGCAATTCGTAGTAGGTCTGTGCGAACGTCTCCCGCAGAGGAGAATCCAAAGGATTAACGATATTTACTCCTTCGGCTTCTATTCCAAGCAAACCGATTCTCTGACGGAGCCTCTCGGGGTCGCCCAGAAGGGTGATTTTAACCACATCGCGGAGTAACAGAATTTCGGCCGCCCTCAAGATTCGCTCTTCCGACCCTTCGGGCAGTACGATATGTCGGCGTGTTGACCGAGCGCGCTGGATGAGCTCGTATTCAAACATTAATGGGGTGACATGGCGCGAGCGCGGCAAAGTCAGACTTCCCTGTAACGAGTCGAACCGTACGCTCGCCTCGACGATTCCAAGCGCAGCGGCGATCTTGCGCTGATCTTCGGGAACCAATGAACTCTTCAGCGAGCTCACCTTGGCCGCGGTTGTGTACGTGTCTGTTTTTACGGATAAAATAGGTATCGGGAGTCTTCCAAGACCTTGTATGAGACGCTGCACCTGGGGAGCAGGTTTGAAGCCTCCTGTGAGGATTAAGCCCGCTATGTGCGGATACAATCGTGAAGCTTCCACTGCAAGACTACCAAGAATTATCTCTGCTCGATCTCCCGGTGTAATGATGAGATCTCCTTCTTCAATCCGGTCCAGGAGATGAGGCAATTCCATGGCAGCGACTTTGAATTGGTTAACCGTGTGGCTCAGGCTGCCAGTATCGCCCTGCAAATGTTCAGCATTCAAAGCGCGAGCGACTTCTCCGACCGTAAGTTTGTCCAGAATCGGATGTTCAGGGATCACGTGTGATGGTAGAGTGGCCGGTAAAGCTCTCCGCAACTCTTCCGTGACTCCAGCGCTCTGTCGGTGATCCACGCGATTTGCGATTATCGTCAAAATGTCGCATTTTTGCTGTTCGAGAGTGTCCATCACTACTTTTGCGAAATCGCCGATCTGACGGGGAGTCCTTCCCATACCATTTATTACGGCGACAACAGGGCTACCCAGGTTGTATGCTATTTCCGCGTTGAATCGTAATTCCATTGGAAAAGATGCTCCGCCGAACCCCGTGCCGACGCAGATCATTATCTCACATTGCTCTTCCAGAGCCTTGTACTTGTCGAGAATGAGCTTATATGATTTTTCCCGATCTTCTATCGTTTGTTCGTATGTACAGCCATACATCGTGAAATACGGAAACCGGGAGCCATAACGACTCAGGATCAGATGTATCAGGCGATCCGGCTCCTCTTCGGACTTGATGACCGGCCTGAAGAAGCCCACGGTGCGGCCCTGGTTCACGAGCCATTCCATGAGTCCGAGAAGAACCACGGATTTGCCGCTTTGAGCTTCCACTCCGGTTATATAAATGCTTTGTGTCATACCTTTCTCCGCAATATGTTAAAATCTCCGTTGTACCAAGTTTCAGTCTCAGCACGTTCTTAGTGACAACAAGATCACATGTTAAAGATACACCATGAATTTCTGGTAAGGTGAAAATTTCTTCCAGAATAAATTGGGCCTAGGATGATCCCGTTAACGCTCCTTAAAAGGATATAGACTGCGTGCTGCCAACGGCAACGATGGCGGCGCGTATCGGAGACAAGGCAGCGAGGGTCGAGAGAAGCAAACCTTGATTGATATTCTTTTTGAAGATCCGAGCTTCGCAGAATAAGGCCTGATACCATTTCGCAGTTATGCATATAAGATGGCGTAGGCTGAGGTGTTCTGAGCGGAGTGATTAGACGGCCTTGCGTAGTCCGGAGCGAAGGATACCTCCAGCCTCCCGGATTGTGAAAAGAAACCGAATCGGTATGAGTTGGTTGACCGCTATACCCCACTCAGAATATCATCACAATTATCAGAAACCTGGAAATTGCGTCATGTTAAGAAATCGCATCGGAGGTTTCGGTGGTATTCCAAGAGTGAAATAGAGATGGGCCCACAGGAGTCGAGGAGACAATCGTTATGGAATTGTGGAAAGAGAAGTATTCTTCAAAAATAGTCGATGCAAAGGAAGCCGTTTCCCACTTGAAAAACGGTGACCGGGTATACTTGGGCAGCTTGTGTTCGGAACCGGGGATGATCATTGATGCTCTGCGATCTTCGCACCTGGACGATATCGAAATCATCCAATTCATGCACGGTCGTCGGGCAGAGTCTCTTACAAAAGCACAGCCGACCAGATTCAGAATGAAGAGCTTTTTTATAGGAGGCGATCTAGCGGAACCGTCTGTAAGCGACTATGTGCCATTATATCACTCTCAAATACCCGGATTTTTTCGGAATCGCCGAATTCCCATCGATGTCGCGATTGTTCAGGTCTCCAGCCCTGACAGGTTCGGGCGCTTCAGTTTGGGTCTTTCGGTGGATGTTACTCTTGCCGCTCTGGAATCCGCTCGCGTGGTGATCGCTCAGGTCAATCCCAGGATACCCCGCACCCGTGGGGACACGGTAATTGTGGGCGATCGTATCGACTTCATTGTTGTTGCAGAAGACGACCTTTTTGAATTCTCTCAGGATGTATTCAGCGATTCTGCAAGCGTAATAGGTCGCTATTGCGCCGAATTGGTGGAAGACGGTGCAATACTGCAATTTGGATTCGCAGGTGCACCCAGGGGACTCACGAACCACTTGAAAGATCGTCGTAATCTGGGGGTGCATTCGGAAATCTATACAGACGGATTCATGGAACTTACCGAGGCAGGGGTAATTACCAATGAAACCAAGAAACTCTATCGTGGCAAGTCTCTCGCTACGTGTTGTATTGGAAGCAGCAAGTTGTACGACTTTATTCATGATAACGATTTAGTGGAGCTGTATCCTTCCGACATGATCCTGAGACCGGGCTTCATAGGACTAAACGACCGCGTGACAGCAATCAACCTTGCCGTGGAAATAGATTTGCGCGGCCAGATTAGACAAGGGCGTTCAGCAGCCAACTATATTAAGGGATCGGGTGGAGATCGAGACTTTATGAGGGGAGCTAACCTCTCTAACGGAGGAAGATCCATAATCTGTCTTCGCTCCATTTCTCCGGAAAGCGGCAAATCATCACTGGTTCCTGCGTTCGAACCGAGATCTGCGGTTCTTATGAACACGGGAGAAGCGAATTTTATCGTCACTGAGTACGGAACAGCATACCTGGGTGGCAAATCGATTCGAGAAAGGGCATTGGCAATCATTGAAATAGCGCATCCGGATCACCGCGATCACCTCATGGAAGAAGCACGAAAATTGGGGTATGTAGGAAAAAACCAATTCCCGTTTCGCACGGTTTCTCACGAATTGCGAGAACGGGTGCGCATGGACCGAACATTTAAAGGAGATCTTGTGGGTCGGGTTCGGGTAATCAAGCCTACCGACGAATCCATGATGAGAGATCTTTTTTATCATCTTTCTGAGAGAGCCGTATATTTCAGATACTTCGGCCGTAGGAAAAGCATGCCTCATGACAACCTTCAGAAGTATGTCAATTTAAGAGATGAAGACGGTCTTTCCATTGTGGTTACCATCGGTCCTCGAGAGGACAGACGAATTATCGCAGAGGCGCGATATATGTTTGAAAAAGATAACCCATTTCCTGAAGTGGCGTTCATGGTCGACGAGAAATATCATGGCAGAGGCATTGCCACTTTTCTCTTGAACTATCTTACCGAAATTGCTCAAGAGCGTGGGGTCCCTGGATTCAAAGCGGATGTTCTGGTGTCCAACCTTCCGATGCAGGACATATTCAATAGAGTTCCCTATGTTACTGAGAAAACTGCTGATATCGGTATATTAAGTTACAAATGGAGATTCGATCAGTTGAAGAAACCGGAGAATACAGATACCCACGGCTCTGTCCCGGTCATCCCAAGCGGCGACGACAATTAAGACGTAGCCTTATATTCCGACGATTCTTGTGCGATTCGCCATTTTCGTGGAATCGAATTCGGAAACATTGCATCTTATGGTGTGGAGATAGTACGTCTCCGTCGATCATAGAGACTGAGAAAGACCAATACAATGCTAGGTTTAGCCATAACACTGTTAATTATAGCTTTGATTGCTGGATTCCTCGGCTTCCTGGGAATTGCGGGAGCCGCTGTAGCCGGAATTGCTAAAGTCGTGTTTCTGGTTTTTCTCATACTGTTTGTAGTATCACTTGTTTTTGGAGGACGCGCAGTCCTCTGAAATAGCATTCCAAGCCTTGAGAATTCCTCGAGGCTTGGAAATGAACCATGTGTGAATCGGATTTATTCCATATTCTATTTTGTTAGGACCACCAATTGCAAATACCACTGTAATTCCCCACCTCATATATCATTTTGTAAGATGAAAGAAGTGATTATGTTTTTCTTGAGAAAAAGAAGAAAGGATGGAAATTAACATGGCAACTTCCACTGATATTGAATCATCTCAAAATATTCATCACAATATAGATATGCACGCGGCAATGGAGATTTACAGGGAAAAAGCAAAGCTGACTGCGCCTCATAAAATGCTTGCTTCTCTGGCGGGAAGCTGGACTACGAAAACCACAGCATGGATGGGACCCGACCAGCCTGCTATGGAAAGCACAGGAACCTGCGAGCAGAAGATGCTCCTTGGCGGACGTTACTTGCAGCAGGAGTATACCGGAGAGATGATGGGCGATACATTCACAGGGATAAACCTCATAGGCTATGACAATCATACGAAAAAGTATGTGTCTACCTGGATCGATTCCATGAGCACCGGTATCTACTATTTTGAAGGTACGGCCAGTGAAGACGGTAAAATCATAACTCAGGAAAGCTCCCTTGACGATCCGGTCAGAGGTCCTATTGTGTGGCGCAGTGTGACCACCATCGTGGATGAGAATAACATGAAATACGAAATGTACATCACACCCAAAGGAGGCACCGAAGAGAAAGTGATGGTAATGACCGTCACCCGGAAATAGCGAGGGCTTGCAAGAACGGGAGTCGTTGCGGCTTGATGGGCAGGACCGGCGCTGAGGCCGGTTCTGCGATACTTAAATACTTCCGTGACCGTGAGATGTACCTATTCGGGATAGTACGGAAGTGGTGGGTTCGAGTGATCTTTCCAATGAAAATCAAAACCCGTATTGGGGAGAATTTCCACTGTGAAATTCGTCGGTCCGGCCTGCTGGTAAATCTCGACGCCTATACTTGAAGGATGAGCTTCGTAGTAATAGGAATTATCGCTATTCTTATAGTAATCATACGGCGGACTGACGGCCGCTTGTTGCGTATCGCAACCTAAACCGTAAACGCCCAGAGCGTTCTGGTTGCCTGTTGCATTCAAGACCTCTATGGTTGTGCCGGTGGTCGGGGTTATGCGCATCCCGCCATTATATCCGTTGACCAGGCTGAGATTGTAGACATCCCTCGCATGGGGTTGCGTGCCATCATTGGCGTGTAAAGTCCATTCAAATCGAGTTTGGACATGGTCGTCCAAGACTTGTCCTTGAGGCGCAAATTCTATGGAAGAGCCACTGAGCCTGTGGACATGGTGAAAAGTTATGGTTGCAGAGGCATTTGCACCCAGGTTTTGGTAGATCCAAGTATCGGGATCGGCTTGCTGGGTAAAACCTGAAAAGGCCGTCGTATCATACTCTACCCAATTCAAGTGAGCAAACTTGAGATAAACATCAATTGTTTCGCCAAAATGATTTGTTACGGTAAAAGTTTGATCGTATGTTATTTCCCAGGCTTGAGTGGAGGGATTTGTCCAATACCAATCTCCTTGGATGTGATCCCAATACCAGTATTCGTTTGGATCTATAACCCAATAATTGTTGGATCCATCAAAATTGCAGTAGTACACAAATGACCCATTCCAATCATTGTAGTAGTACTTGTGCAGATTCGGATCGAATCGCCATGTAAACATTGCTTCCCATTGGCCACCGGGCTGGAACTGATGAATGTCATCAAACCAAATCCATGTACCGGTATCGATCCGCTGCATATAATATTCATGCTGCCCGTGGTACCATTGGTTCAACCCTGCCTGTGAGTCCGAAAACCACCACTGGGTCTGTTCGTTCCACCACCAGTTCGTGTTTTGGTTAAACCACCAGCCTTGACCGTCATCGTTGTACCACCAGCCGTTATCGACATAGACCCAGCCGAGATTATCGACCTGTTCAGCTTGGGCTTGTTGTTCCTGCACATCAGGCGCATCCGCTACTGCTCCATCAAGGACAATTCTGTCCTCCAACTGCTCCAGGAGCATGCGCCTGTCCACGGCAAAAGCATTCGTAACTGAGCTGGAATTCTCTGAACAAAACATTTCAGCCTCCTGGACAAACAAATAGAATTATAGGAGAAAGGGGTTTAGGAACTGCAGGTCTATTTAAAATCGTATGTTATGGCTTGATTGCTGTCAATCAAAAGTTCATATGCCGTGCACTTTGCGGGCGCAGGTCTCTTTGCCCAACGGGGAGGAGTGGAAGTCCGTTTTCTACATTTTTTTGAAGACCCTCTTTTGAAAATTCGTTAAATGTGACACATTCTAGCGCCCGGACTTCAGGCACTTTAAGGAGGAGCAAACATGAAGCACTTCTTCTGGATATTCACACTGCTTATCATCTTTTGGAGCCCGATGCGCGGTGAGGCTGCCGAACAACCTATCAAAGTGGCACTGCTTTTCAATCTTACCGGAGACATGGCATCCATTGACGCTCCAGGTTTCAGGGGCGCACAGCTTGCAGCCATTCGGATCAATGCTGCCGGGGGGCTGCTCGGAAGAAAACTGAAATTGATCGTCATCGATTCGCGTTCCGACCCCACAGCGGCAGCGGAAGGAGCGTTTGAAGCATTAGAACAAGGAATTGTTGCAGGTATCGGATACGGTGACACCACGTACGTGCTGGCAGCAGGCCCTGAGTTTGCTAAACGCGGAATTCCCTTCATCACTTCCGGTGCAACCGATCCGAATCTTCCCCGGGATGTCGGTCCCAGTCTCTTGATGACTGCGTACGGTGATGATGAGCAAGCCGCAGCTATGGCCGATTTTGCCGTGAAATATCTGAAAGCGAAGCGCTTCGTCCTGTGGACCGATGTATCGACTGATTTCACCCGTGATCTCGCCGAATATTTCAAAGAGAGCCTCGCAAGAACGGGTGGTCAGTTGATTGCACAAGATGTGTTCAAAGCCGGCACAAAAGACTTTGCCCCGCACGTAAAACGCCTGAAGGCCCTCAATGCCGTACCAGATGCAATATTTGTCTCCGCGGCTCCAGGCGAAGCAGCCACAGCAGTGGCACAAATAAGACAATCCGGAGTGACGGCTCCCATACTGAGTGGAGACGGATTTGACAGCGATCTTGTAAAGCAGTTGCCCTCGCCTAAGATTGCAAATGGGATTTACTTTTCGACGCATTCATACAGGGGGCAAAACAGACCTGAAGTGCTGGCTTTTATTGAAGAATATAAGAAAGAGTACGGGATGAAACCGGAAAACGCCTTTGCCGCGTTGGGCTTTGATGCTTTGAATCTCCTCGCGGATGCGATAAAGCGGGCAAATTCAGTTTCTCTGGATCCACTTCTGAAAGCCCTGTACGAGACTCGCACTTTCCCGGGGGTGACAGGAGAAATTTCCTATGCCCGGCCGAACCGCGCGCCGATCAAACCAATTTCCATAATAGGCATAAAGAATGGTGAATACTCGGTTATAGAGACGTGGAAAGCTGGACATTGATGCGTTTGTGTCCGCAGTTTGAATGATGGACAAGTATTCGCGTACTTTCTATAATGACGACGCTGCGATCCTCGGAGAAAACGATCGCACAAAGACAGTCTTGACAGTTGTTGAGAACGGGTTGAAAAGCCCGAAAGATATGGAGTTTGCATTGAAGGAATTGTTGAAGCAAATAGCGCTCGAAGAAGCCACAGACCCGGAAGCCCTTTACCATGATTTTGAACATGGCCGACTGGCGGTCTTTAAGGCTCCTCCATCGGGAAAATCCGTTGCAGTAGGAGAAAAGCTCAAGGTCAAGGTGAATGCCAATATCGGAACGTCAAGCGACCTGCACGACGAGGATTTTGAACTCAGGAAACTCGAAGCTTCTATAAAAGCCGGCACCGATGCCGTGATGGACCTCTCCACCGGCGGTGACTTACGAAGCGTTCGGCGCAAGATCATTTCCGAATCGTCTGTCCCGGTTGGGTCTGTACCCATCTACGAAGCCATAGTCCAGTCACTGCGCCTGAGGCAAGGGGCC
The sequence above is a segment of the Desulfomonile tiedjei DSM 6799 genome. Coding sequences within it:
- a CDS encoding ABC transporter substrate-binding protein: MKHFFWIFTLLIIFWSPMRGEAAEQPIKVALLFNLTGDMASIDAPGFRGAQLAAIRINAAGGLLGRKLKLIVIDSRSDPTAAAEGAFEALEQGIVAGIGYGDTTYVLAAGPEFAKRGIPFITSGATDPNLPRDVGPSLLMTAYGDDEQAAAMADFAVKYLKAKRFVLWTDVSTDFTRDLAEYFKESLARTGGQLIAQDVFKAGTKDFAPHVKRLKALNAVPDAIFVSAAPGEAATAVAQIRQSGVTAPILSGDGFDSDLVKQLPSPKIANGIYFSTHSYRGQNRPEVLAFIEEYKKEYGMKPENAFAALGFDALNLLADAIKRANSVSLDPLLKALYETRTFPGVTGEISYARPNRAPIKPISIIGIKNGEYSVIETWKAGH
- a CDS encoding DUF1328 domain-containing protein; its protein translation is MLGLAITLLIIALIAGFLGFLGIAGAAVAGIAKVVFLVFLILFVVSLVFGGRAVL
- a CDS encoding DUF1579 domain-containing protein, coding for MATSTDIESSQNIHHNIDMHAAMEIYREKAKLTAPHKMLASLAGSWTTKTTAWMGPDQPAMESTGTCEQKMLLGGRYLQQEYTGEMMGDTFTGINLIGYDNHTKKYVSTWIDSMSTGIYYFEGTASEDGKIITQESSLDDPVRGPIVWRSVTTIVDENNMKYEMYITPKGGTEEKVMVMTVTRK
- a CDS encoding bifunctional acetyl-CoA hydrolase/transferase family protein/GNAT family N-acetyltransferase, which produces MELWKEKYSSKIVDAKEAVSHLKNGDRVYLGSLCSEPGMIIDALRSSHLDDIEIIQFMHGRRAESLTKAQPTRFRMKSFFIGGDLAEPSVSDYVPLYHSQIPGFFRNRRIPIDVAIVQVSSPDRFGRFSLGLSVDVTLAALESARVVIAQVNPRIPRTRGDTVIVGDRIDFIVVAEDDLFEFSQDVFSDSASVIGRYCAELVEDGAILQFGFAGAPRGLTNHLKDRRNLGVHSEIYTDGFMELTEAGVITNETKKLYRGKSLATCCIGSSKLYDFIHDNDLVELYPSDMILRPGFIGLNDRVTAINLAVEIDLRGQIRQGRSAANYIKGSGGDRDFMRGANLSNGGRSIICLRSISPESGKSSLVPAFEPRSAVLMNTGEANFIVTEYGTAYLGGKSIRERALAIIEIAHPDHRDHLMEEARKLGYVGKNQFPFRTVSHELRERVRMDRTFKGDLVGRVRVIKPTDESMMRDLFYHLSERAVYFRYFGRRKSMPHDNLQKYVNLRDEDGLSIVVTIGPREDRRIIAEARYMFEKDNPFPEVAFMVDEKYHGRGIATFLLNYLTEIAQERGVPGFKADVLVSNLPMQDIFNRVPYVTEKTADIGILSYKWRFDQLKKPENTDTHGSVPVIPSGDDN
- the pta gene encoding phosphate acetyltransferase; the protein is MTQSIYITGVEAQSGKSVVLLGLMEWLVNQGRTVGFFRPVIKSEEEPDRLIHLILSRYGSRFPYFTMYGCTYEQTIEDREKSYKLILDKYKALEEQCEIMICVGTGFGGASFPMELRFNAEIAYNLGSPVVAVINGMGRTPRQIGDFAKVVMDTLEQQKCDILTIIANRVDHRQSAGVTEELRRALPATLPSHVIPEHPILDKLTVGEVARALNAEHLQGDTGSLSHTVNQFKVAAMELPHLLDRIEEGDLIITPGDRAEIILGSLAVEASRLYPHIAGLILTGGFKPAPQVQRLIQGLGRLPIPILSVKTDTYTTAAKVSSLKSSLVPEDQRKIAAALGIVEASVRFDSLQGSLTLPRSRHVTPLMFEYELIQRARSTRRHIVLPEGSEERILRAAEILLLRDVVKITLLGDPERLRQRIGLLGIEAEGVNIVNPLDSPLRETFAQTYYELRKHKGVSRGMAFDAVADNTYFGTLMVYHGHADGMVSGAIHTTSNTIRPAFEIIRSRPGFSIVSSVFLMCLADRVLVFGDCAVNADPTPEQLADIAISSAETAQVFGIEPYVAMLSYSTGESGKGVDVDKVREGTLIAKRRRPDIKIEGPIQYDAAIDLEVARTKLPGSEVAGNATVFIFPDLNAGNTTYKAVQRSANAVAIGPVLQGLNKPVNDLSRGCTVTDIVNTVAITAIQAQTMQEPE
- a CDS encoding acetate/propionate family kinase, encoding MKILVINSGSSSIKYQLFDMNNQSVLVAGILEEIGRTGSTLKHRKNNGNGEFAEFTHSQPVHDHAAGFHLIMEFLAHPTKGWDLSDLSGVGHRIVHGGEAFRLPTLIDKEVISTIKAMIPLAPLHNPANLIGVELALEQFQSVPQVAIFDTAFHQSMPSYAFRYALPNEMYTDYRVRRYGFHGTSHQYVAKQAAKRLHLPLDSVNLISLHLGNGASATAIRQGRSIDTSMGMTPLEGLIMGTRCGDIDPALQGYLVRVTGKTYEEIGTLFEKASGLQGICGSNDMREVVRLAESGDSFGTLALDMFCYRIKKYIGAYFAVLGRVDAIVFTGGIGENSPTVRGRCCESLDSLGIVVDEGLNQHRGREPFSINSDESRVKLLVIPTNEELEIAIQTLELIQARQDSGI